Sequence from the Polycladomyces zharkentensis genome:
CAGGTGGTAGATTTGGGGGGACTTTGTCCAATGCCGCGTATACTTTCTGTTTGTCGTACTTACTACCACCATATATACCAGGGCCTTGCTTCACTATCCCATCTATTGTTGTTGCCGCTTTTGGTGCTGTAGTCGGAGTCAGTTCGCTTTTTCTTTCATTCTCTTGATTTGATCCTTTGCTCGATAAGGGTTGTTGGGAACATGCTGCTAATAAAATAAGAGATAACAATAAGGCGATCATTTTTTTCATTGTCTTTCACTCCTGATAATAAAGGTACGACATATGGCCCACGGGCCATATGTCGTAATGCTTAGCTTTTGATTTGGTTAAAGACATTTTGAATTTTTTGCTGCAGGAGACTCTGACCTCCCCCATTTTTAACGTAATTATACAATACTCCGGCCAATGCCACCGCAGCGGCCAATACGACCACATACTCAACCGTAGAACCACCTTTACGATCAATCAGCACTTTTTTGAACGCTTCTTTTACGTCTTCCACAGCATGAAATCCTTTGGCCATCCATTTGTTCATTTGCCATAACCTCCTATGAATTATTCCTTCTTTCCAATAACAACGAATTAGACTACTTACCTATACTCCTCGCATCACCTCCTTAAAAACCTCCTCCTTCATTGTAAAAGAATTTCAAAGCAAAGCTCCCTAGAATGATTAACATAATCGATGGCGCAATAATCAAACCGCCAATAATGGATATTTTCGGTTCCGCTTTCCCGGCGGCTTCCTTCGCTTTTTCGGCTCGCATCCTTCTCATTTCTTCGGATTGCTGTGCAAATGTTTGGGAGATGGGCGTTCCCAAACGATGGGCTTGAATCAGCGACTGGATCAG
This genomic interval carries:
- a CDS encoding DUF4244 domain-containing protein, with translation MNKWMAKGFHAVEDVKEAFKKVLIDRKGGSTVEYVVVLAAAVALAGVLYNYVKNGGGQSLLQQKIQNVFNQIKS